From Leptospira sp. WS58.C1, one genomic window encodes:
- a CDS encoding LB099 family protein yields MDYEKEKKKLLSAKTPEQYIEFSIKSKLEGPKKSSITTEWLNKSGYSIDDIKYARNRHPFWREKRNKGSYERNSRRLEYHNYYKTDDKIVWDEAKLSKFYDLNQEGNADHELARIFKTSIPAVNHIRRKFRFSSILLELEKKKPSKAAVIKLSGHSESVLKRLIKEKGKK; encoded by the coding sequence ATGGATTACGAAAAGGAAAAAAAGAAACTTCTCTCTGCGAAAACGCCAGAGCAGTACATTGAATTTTCCATTAAATCAAAACTAGAAGGACCAAAGAAGTCCAGTATTACCACAGAATGGTTAAATAAATCAGGTTATTCAATAGATGACATAAAATATGCAAGGAATAGGCATCCTTTTTGGAGAGAAAAAAGAAACAAAGGTTCTTACGAAAGAAACAGCCGTCGTCTAGAATACCATAACTACTATAAGACGGACGATAAGATCGTTTGGGACGAGGCTAAACTTTCTAAATTTTACGACCTGAACCAAGAAGGAAATGCGGATCATGAGCTGGCTAGGATTTTTAAAACATCCATCCCGGCTGTGAACCATATTCGGAGAAAGTTCCGTTTTTCTTCCATTCTGTTAGAACTGGAAAAGAAAAAACCTAGTAAAGCTGCGGTGATCAAACTCAGCGGTCATTCAGAGTCCGTACTGAAACGTTTGATCAAAGAAAAAGGGAAAAAATAA
- a CDS encoding polysaccharide deacetylase family protein yields MYKKIIRFSILLFLAIFTSSILSAGPVREFLSSDSKSKTNQQEEDPKPSSPKREIPRSEETSSPSPKVETKIKKEKEESVASVDASSQKPKRVQRRKKGKNKVSKKEKQEIKEKETASKKYENSLPGVSELPPKTQYDTNTQNINAELGHGKGIPVLCYHHLVGNQDPMGGYNLDPSLLEEQFKFLKALGYQTISLDQFYQYQQGKAGSDFPARPVLLTFDDGSLTHRDVLVPLLKKYGMRASVFIYPTVISNPRYKFYLSWAQLKEALDSGVLDLGSHTVYHPKLPAMSRAEIRSQLKDSKTTLEAKTGRKIQDLAYPFGLFDVRVIEEAKAAGYRMAFTVNPGKNVPGTYAYTIHRSLVTWGMSQSRFNSILSASPPVKIQLGVPDGSWVKPGDSFPVIVEGLDPKSVAIKISGKEGIIQRKTNTEYIIRIPEFKKTTYPAMTVIGKTLSGKRSETQFLFVNRKEFKKDPD; encoded by the coding sequence ATGTACAAAAAAATCATCCGTTTTTCCATTCTACTCTTTCTAGCGATCTTCACTTCTTCGATACTTTCTGCAGGGCCCGTCCGTGAATTTTTAAGTTCCGACAGTAAATCCAAAACGAACCAACAGGAAGAAGACCCAAAACCTTCTTCTCCTAAAAGAGAAATTCCTAGATCGGAAGAAACGTCATCGCCTTCCCCTAAAGTGGAAACGAAGATTAAAAAAGAAAAAGAAGAGTCCGTAGCTTCCGTGGATGCCTCTTCCCAAAAACCTAAGCGAGTCCAACGCAGGAAAAAAGGGAAAAATAAGGTCTCTAAAAAGGAAAAACAGGAGATTAAAGAGAAGGAAACCGCTTCTAAAAAGTACGAAAATTCCCTTCCTGGAGTTTCGGAACTTCCTCCTAAAACGCAATACGATACGAATACCCAAAATATTAATGCGGAACTGGGCCATGGAAAAGGGATCCCTGTTCTTTGTTATCATCACTTGGTTGGAAACCAAGATCCAATGGGCGGATACAATCTAGATCCTAGCCTTTTAGAGGAGCAGTTTAAGTTTCTCAAGGCTTTAGGTTACCAAACGATCAGCTTGGACCAATTCTACCAATACCAGCAAGGAAAAGCAGGTTCCGATTTTCCTGCTCGTCCTGTTCTTTTAACATTTGATGACGGATCCTTAACCCATAGAGATGTTCTAGTCCCGCTATTAAAAAAATACGGAATGAGAGCCTCCGTTTTTATTTATCCGACCGTGATCTCTAATCCTAGATATAAATTTTATCTTAGCTGGGCCCAATTAAAAGAGGCTCTGGACAGTGGAGTTCTCGATTTAGGTTCTCATACAGTCTACCATCCTAAATTGCCTGCAATGTCTAGAGCGGAAATCAGAAGCCAACTCAAAGATTCCAAAACAACTCTGGAAGCGAAAACAGGTAGAAAAATTCAAGATCTTGCCTATCCATTCGGATTATTCGACGTAAGAGTGATAGAAGAAGCTAAGGCTGCAGGTTACAGAATGGCATTCACGGTTAATCCCGGGAAGAATGTTCCTGGCACGTACGCTTATACCATTCACAGATCCTTGGTAACTTGGGGAATGTCTCAATCCAGATTCAATTCGATCTTAAGCGCATCTCCACCCGTTAAGATCCAACTCGGAGTTCCTGACGGTTCTTGGGTCAAACCGGGAGATAGTTTTCCTGTAATAGTGGAAGGTTTAGACCCTAAGTCGGTGGCGATCAAAATCAGCGGGAAAGAAGGTATCATTCAAAGAAAAACGAATACGGAATATATCATTAGAATTCCTGAATTCAAAAAGACCACTTATCCTGCGATGACGGTCATTGGTAAAACCCTATCCGGTAAGAGAAGTGAAACTCAATTTTTATTCGTAAATAGAAAAGAGTTTAAAAAAGACCCCGACTAA
- a CDS encoding diguanylate cyclase: MPKDSETFERIATSRIRNRLPLVLWVVLLVLTLPYSLLADPAGEKGPVLRLDSHSSGKIPLREEISYVKDLEGTLTWEDISAPDSEVEFKKNTDRMPNFGYDSSPYWLKFSVETEEALSEERFLTLEYPHIDYVDVYWKDSKGREGEFRTGDMLPFKERPIAERYFVFPLTLEDKGKIEVYIRVKTEGSLTLPLHLVTKSNLDHSSRSSLLINGIYFGALGVMIFYNFFLFLGIREKTYIYYVILIFAVTYFLVMSSGYGFWFLVPNSPKFVNSSFIMATCIAMIFLGLFAEEYLQTRDTYPILHIFIRGLTIIWSIIAILPVFVPLRYLMPFTAILPILEILVLMIVSLVRSVRKDRKARIFLSAWVFSLLGVFVFSLNRLGLFDSEEIASGMLKIGVLSNVILLSLGLVDRINTFQKEKEEYKERADKLFELSLMDPLTGVANRRFFDQELEREWNRSVRTERPLSLLMIDVDFFKAYNDTYGHLKGDQVLCQVAQALKECLNRSSDMIARYGGEEFSVILPDTPVEGAIVVALNMLQTVEDMGIPHSESTFTRVTVSIGVSSNTDRDIHSYQELLGLADKNLYDSKAFGRNHIRH; encoded by the coding sequence ATGCCAAAAGATTCCGAGACATTCGAAAGAATCGCAACATCCAGGATCCGGAATCGCCTTCCTCTTGTTTTATGGGTGGTATTACTTGTTCTTACCCTCCCCTATTCTCTACTTGCAGATCCTGCCGGAGAAAAGGGTCCTGTTCTTCGTTTAGATTCTCATTCTTCCGGTAAAATCCCTCTCAGAGAAGAGATCTCTTATGTCAAAGACTTGGAAGGAACTCTTACCTGGGAGGATATTTCCGCTCCCGATTCCGAAGTGGAATTCAAAAAAAATACGGATAGGATGCCGAACTTCGGCTATGATTCCTCTCCTTATTGGCTCAAGTTTTCCGTAGAAACCGAAGAGGCTCTTTCGGAGGAACGTTTTCTAACCTTAGAATATCCTCATATAGATTATGTGGATGTATATTGGAAAGATTCTAAAGGGAGAGAAGGTGAATTCCGCACCGGGGATATGCTTCCCTTCAAGGAAAGACCAATCGCAGAGAGATATTTTGTATTTCCCTTAACCTTGGAAGATAAGGGGAAGATAGAAGTATACATCCGAGTTAAGACGGAAGGATCCCTCACTCTTCCGCTTCACCTAGTTACAAAGTCCAATCTGGATCATTCTTCCAGGTCTTCTTTACTTATAAACGGTATTTATTTTGGCGCCTTGGGAGTGATGATATTCTATAACTTCTTTTTGTTCCTAGGTATCCGGGAAAAGACTTATATATATTACGTAATTCTAATTTTTGCGGTAACCTACTTTTTGGTTATGAGCTCCGGATACGGCTTTTGGTTCTTGGTCCCAAATTCCCCTAAATTCGTAAATTCTTCCTTTATCATGGCCACATGTATCGCGATGATCTTTTTGGGCCTATTTGCGGAAGAGTATCTGCAGACCAGGGATACTTATCCGATCCTACATATATTCATCCGGGGACTCACGATTATATGGTCCATTATCGCTATTCTACCCGTATTTGTACCTTTAAGATACCTGATGCCTTTTACGGCGATCCTTCCTATTTTGGAAATCCTAGTGCTAATGATCGTTTCTCTGGTCCGGAGCGTTCGAAAGGATAGAAAAGCGAGGATCTTCCTAAGCGCATGGGTCTTCAGTTTGTTGGGAGTATTCGTATTCTCACTGAATCGACTGGGGCTTTTTGATTCGGAGGAGATCGCTTCCGGAATGTTGAAGATCGGCGTTTTGAGTAACGTTATTCTTCTTTCCTTGGGACTCGTGGACCGGATCAATACTTTTCAAAAGGAAAAAGAAGAGTACAAAGAAAGAGCGGATAAACTATTTGAACTTTCTCTAATGGATCCTTTAACGGGTGTGGCCAATCGGAGATTTTTTGATCAGGAATTGGAAAGAGAATGGAACCGTTCCGTCCGAACGGAAAGACCACTTTCCCTTTTAATGATAGATGTGGACTTCTTCAAAGCGTATAACGATACCTACGGTCATTTAAAAGGAGACCAGGTGCTCTGCCAAGTGGCCCAAGCTTTAAAAGAATGTCTGAATCGTTCTTCCGATATGATCGCAAGATATGGAGGAGAAGAATTTTCTGTCATTCTTCCGGATACTCCCGTAGAAGGGGCGATCGTAGTCGCCCTGAACATGTTACAGACGGTGGAGGATATGGGGATACCTCATTCGGAAAGTACTTTTACTAGGGTCACTGTTTCCATAGGTGTTTCCAGTAATACGGATCGTGATATCCATTCTTACCAAGAATTATTAGGATTAGCCGATAAAAACCTATACGATTCCAAGGCATTCGGTCGAAATCATATACGTCATTGA
- a CDS encoding AMP-dependent synthetase/ligase translates to MEPLKLPFLNSQTLYWTLRSSTEAFKEHPAQFFKPDGKTYKSVSFKELGDIVTRIGLGLVSIGVKKGENVGLIADSGHRWIWASMGITNIGSVDVPRGTDSTLEDLIYILNHSKAEICFAGNMGVVRKLGSSFTSFPYLKTVILFESSHHSEQRFPFKLLHLDDLVSLGDRWIQEKGELEFHYRGESIQESDLATIVYTSGTTGRPKGVMLSHRNIVFNVNMSLALDDVRITPEDRTMAYLPPWHIAERLIETACIRAGASEAFTSISSLGQDLQDIKPTFLLSVPRVWESFYNKVQDKLKDASPVAKFIFKTFQSIANSYYKYKSRFLGLEFSLKPRSFFGELFHRMSGLFGTFLWFVPNILAQLLFSKIRKSLGGKLKFAISGAGALPEYIDRFFNSIGIPILEGYGMTETSGASTRRRLGRITVGTLGKCIPGVEIKILDEKGEEIHEPGVKGIAWHKGGHIMQGYYLDPEKTAETMKDGWLNSGDLLLWTSQGELKYAGRAKDTIVLLGGENLEPEPIEFALTQSELILQAMVVGHDQKTLSALLVPDWEVLDKQLRDWKSRLLQEISDPNSDPDVRELFKKEIKERVSSKNGFKNFEKVSNFYLLPKKFEPGDELTVTMKVKRNVVSDKYKNQIDELFR, encoded by the coding sequence ATGGAACCTCTCAAACTCCCCTTTCTCAACTCTCAGACATTATATTGGACTTTAAGGTCTTCTACGGAGGCTTTTAAAGAACATCCTGCTCAATTCTTTAAACCGGACGGTAAAACCTATAAATCGGTAAGTTTTAAAGAGCTAGGTGATATAGTAACTAGGATCGGTTTGGGTCTGGTTTCTATCGGGGTGAAAAAAGGAGAGAATGTGGGTTTGATCGCCGATTCCGGGCATCGCTGGATTTGGGCGAGTATGGGAATCACGAATATCGGAAGTGTGGATGTACCTAGAGGAACCGATTCCACACTTGAGGATCTAATCTATATACTTAACCATTCCAAAGCAGAAATTTGTTTTGCCGGGAATATGGGAGTAGTCCGCAAACTTGGCTCTTCTTTTACGTCATTCCCTTATCTGAAGACGGTCATACTATTCGAATCTTCTCATCATTCCGAGCAAAGATTTCCATTCAAACTTTTACATTTGGATGATCTAGTCTCTTTGGGGGACAGATGGATCCAAGAAAAAGGAGAATTAGAATTTCATTATAGAGGAGAATCCATCCAAGAATCGGATCTGGCAACGATCGTTTATACTTCCGGGACCACCGGTCGCCCGAAGGGAGTTATGCTGTCCCATCGGAACATTGTGTTTAACGTAAACATGTCTTTGGCCTTGGATGACGTTCGTATCACTCCCGAAGATAGGACTATGGCTTATCTTCCTCCCTGGCATATCGCGGAAAGATTGATCGAAACGGCTTGCATACGAGCAGGAGCATCGGAGGCATTTACTTCGATTTCGAGTTTGGGTCAGGATCTTCAGGATATAAAACCTACCTTCCTACTTTCCGTGCCTAGAGTATGGGAAAGTTTTTACAATAAGGTCCAAGACAAACTCAAGGACGCTTCTCCTGTCGCAAAATTTATCTTCAAAACTTTCCAATCCATAGCGAATTCTTATTATAAGTATAAAAGTAGGTTTCTGGGTTTGGAGTTTTCTTTAAAACCAAGGTCTTTTTTCGGAGAACTTTTTCACAGAATGAGCGGACTATTCGGTACATTTTTATGGTTCGTTCCGAATATACTGGCTCAATTGTTATTTTCTAAAATACGAAAAAGCCTCGGTGGAAAATTGAAATTTGCGATCTCCGGAGCGGGAGCGCTCCCGGAATATATAGACAGATTTTTTAATTCGATCGGAATTCCGATCTTAGAAGGATACGGAATGACGGAAACCAGCGGAGCTTCCACCAGAAGACGACTGGGTAGGATCACCGTAGGCACCTTGGGAAAATGTATCCCCGGAGTGGAAATAAAGATTCTAGATGAGAAGGGAGAAGAAATACACGAACCGGGGGTGAAAGGGATTGCCTGGCATAAGGGCGGCCATATCATGCAGGGATATTATTTGGATCCTGAAAAAACTGCAGAGACCATGAAGGACGGATGGTTGAATTCAGGGGACCTTCTTCTTTGGACATCTCAAGGAGAATTAAAATACGCAGGAAGGGCCAAGGATACAATCGTTCTTTTAGGCGGAGAAAATTTAGAACCTGAGCCGATCGAGTTCGCTCTTACTCAGAGCGAGTTGATCCTGCAGGCAATGGTGGTGGGACATGACCAAAAAACGTTAAGCGCTCTTTTGGTTCCGGACTGGGAAGTATTGGATAAACAATTACGAGACTGGAAGTCCAGATTATTACAGGAGATTTCCGACCCGAATTCCGATCCGGACGTGAGAGAATTATTCAAAAAAGAGATTAAAGAGAGAGTTTCCTCTAAAAACGGCTTTAAAAATTTCGAAAAAGTATCCAATTTTTACCTTCTTCCTAAAAAATTCGAACCTGGAGACGAATTGACCGTGACTATGAAGGTGAAGAGGAACGTCGTCTCGGATAAATATAAGAACCAAATAGACGAATTATTCAGATAA
- a CDS encoding DoxX family protein translates to MPALTQTVKDRLSTILSVFSALVFLQTLFFKFTGQDESVHIFSTLGIEPWGRIGTGSVEFIVAALLLFPASRFVGALVGFGLMIGAVLSHILFLGIVVDDDGGLLFAMAVSVLLSCTIILNLEWDHRPPT, encoded by the coding sequence ATGCCGGCTTTGACTCAAACAGTTAAGGATCGATTGTCCACGATACTTTCCGTTTTTTCGGCTCTTGTATTTTTGCAGACCTTATTTTTTAAATTCACAGGACAGGATGAATCCGTGCATATCTTTTCCACCTTGGGAATAGAACCTTGGGGAAGGATCGGAACAGGCTCCGTAGAATTTATTGTAGCAGCACTTTTGCTCTTTCCCGCTTCCAGATTTGTGGGAGCCCTAGTAGGTTTCGGACTCATGATCGGTGCGGTATTATCGCATATTTTATTTTTAGGAATAGTAGTGGACGATGATGGAGGATTGTTATTTGCAATGGCGGTCAGCGTACTTCTTTCCTGCACCATCATTCTCAATCTGGAATGGGATCATAGACCTCCCACCTAG
- a CDS encoding UDP-2,3-diacylglucosamine diphosphatase has product MKFRRGRLYDAFFISDIHYLLNKKIKSHKHKELFQLLDHLNKKGVRFDNLYLVGDIIENWFFSADRRLQRVKGKKRFNKLFERLDRLASGNGKKYYIIGNHDTTSYLMRLTPKVEHYLMERGWIICEKAENETLIAIHGHQGQYNKFTWMGSILVLRILHVFASAFPAMFKFSENFYHKHLNRQDPSTVEETLHYYQKLSKLTHQDKKVLISGHTHDFLCIPKMNIINTGDWVKSNSFVIQDGKKFSGIRMTARKEFKKEFVLNV; this is encoded by the coding sequence ATGAAATTTCGAAGAGGAAGACTTTACGACGCGTTTTTCATTTCCGATATCCATTATCTTCTGAATAAAAAGATCAAATCCCATAAACATAAAGAATTATTCCAACTGTTGGATCATTTGAACAAAAAGGGAGTAAGGTTCGATAATCTATACCTGGTAGGCGATATTATCGAAAATTGGTTTTTCAGCGCTGATAGAAGGTTACAAAGAGTAAAAGGAAAAAAAAGATTTAACAAACTTTTTGAACGTTTAGATAGGCTCGCTTCCGGTAACGGGAAAAAATATTATATAATTGGGAATCACGATACCACTTCCTATCTGATGAGGCTGACCCCTAAAGTTGAACATTATCTAATGGAAAGAGGTTGGATTATCTGCGAGAAGGCGGAAAACGAAACTCTGATCGCGATCCATGGACATCAAGGTCAGTACAATAAATTTACTTGGATGGGCTCCATTCTTGTCTTAAGGATACTTCACGTATTCGCATCCGCATTTCCCGCTATGTTCAAATTTTCCGAAAACTTCTACCATAAACATTTGAACAGGCAAGACCCAAGCACAGTAGAAGAGACATTACATTATTATCAAAAACTTTCGAAACTTACCCACCAAGATAAGAAGGTCCTAATCTCCGGTCATACCCACGACTTTTTATGTATCCCTAAAATGAATATTATCAATACCGGGGATTGGGTAAAGAGTAATAGTTTCGTGATCCAAGATGGTAAAAAATTTTCCGGAATTCGGATGACGGCCAGAAAAGAATTTAAGAAAGAATTCGTCTTAAATGTTTGA
- a CDS encoding FMN-binding glutamate synthase family protein, translating into MSEELITEYLNLIDEHAWLFWSGVVFLFLFSVFIHDIFQKKHTIKHNFPIVGHIRYLFEKIGPELRQYWVANDKEEMPFNRAERSWVYATSKMQNNNFGFGTTELLYDAGYPIIKHAAFPFADSKAKFIEGDSSMIPSLKVMGEFRNRKKLYRPASIVNISAMSYGSLGERAVSSLNKGAKIARCYHNTGEGGLSPYHSFGADVVWQLGTGYFGARDEKGKFSLDQFLKRLDANPNVRAIEIKLSQGAKPGKGGILPGAKVTKEIAEIRGIKPGQDCISPNAHTEFDDTKSLIEFIEKLASSSGLPVGIKSAVGESKFWEELASRMKETGQGPDFITIDGGEGGTGAAPLTFTDHVSLPFKVGFARVYKIFQKYEIADRIVWIGSGKLGFPDRAIVAFAMGCDLIHVAREAMMSVGCIQAQKCHTGHCPAGVATQSKWLQAGLDVELKAKRAANYIKGFRKELLSVAHACGYEHPLQFTGNDIEIGAGQNRFRTLTEVLEYERAPVKFTTMMDYTSNITALG; encoded by the coding sequence ATGTCCGAAGAACTAATTACAGAATATCTAAACTTGATAGATGAACACGCTTGGCTTTTTTGGTCGGGAGTCGTTTTTCTTTTTTTATTCAGCGTTTTTATCCATGATATTTTTCAGAAAAAACATACGATCAAACATAACTTCCCCATAGTAGGTCATATCAGATATCTATTCGAAAAAATAGGACCGGAACTTAGACAATACTGGGTGGCAAACGACAAGGAAGAAATGCCTTTTAACAGGGCGGAAAGATCCTGGGTTTACGCCACGTCTAAAATGCAGAATAATAATTTCGGTTTCGGGACTACCGAATTATTATACGATGCAGGTTATCCGATCATCAAACATGCAGCCTTCCCCTTCGCCGACAGCAAAGCTAAATTTATAGAAGGTGATAGCTCCATGATCCCTTCTCTTAAAGTAATGGGAGAATTCCGGAATAGAAAGAAACTATATAGGCCCGCATCCATTGTGAATATCTCCGCTATGTCTTACGGTTCTTTGGGGGAGAGAGCGGTTTCCTCATTGAATAAAGGTGCAAAGATTGCACGTTGTTATCATAATACCGGAGAAGGCGGACTTTCTCCATATCATAGTTTCGGAGCAGATGTTGTTTGGCAATTGGGTACGGGATATTTCGGAGCCAGGGACGAAAAAGGTAAATTTTCCTTAGATCAGTTCCTAAAACGTTTAGATGCCAATCCGAATGTTAGAGCAATAGAGATTAAACTTTCGCAAGGGGCAAAACCCGGGAAGGGTGGAATCTTACCTGGAGCAAAGGTCACAAAAGAGATCGCCGAGATCAGAGGGATCAAACCCGGACAGGATTGTATATCGCCTAACGCACATACGGAGTTTGACGATACAAAAAGCCTGATCGAATTTATAGAAAAATTAGCATCCTCTTCCGGACTTCCGGTAGGGATCAAAAGTGCAGTGGGGGAATCTAAATTTTGGGAGGAACTTGCGAGTCGGATGAAAGAGACAGGCCAAGGCCCCGATTTCATTACGATCGACGGAGGAGAAGGAGGAACAGGAGCAGCGCCGTTAACCTTTACCGATCACGTTTCTCTTCCTTTTAAGGTGGGATTTGCTAGAGTATATAAGATTTTTCAAAAGTACGAGATCGCCGACAGAATTGTCTGGATCGGAAGCGGTAAATTGGGTTTTCCCGACAGAGCTATCGTCGCATTCGCTATGGGCTGTGATCTAATCCACGTAGCACGGGAAGCAATGATGTCTGTCGGTTGTATCCAAGCCCAAAAATGCCACACGGGACATTGCCCGGCCGGTGTAGCCACACAAAGTAAATGGTTACAAGCAGGTTTGGATGTCGAATTAAAAGCAAAAAGGGCAGCAAACTATATAAAAGGGTTTAGAAAGGAATTATTATCCGTCGCTCATGCCTGCGGATATGAACATCCACTTCAATTCACAGGGAACGATATAGAGATCGGAGCAGGTCAAAATAGATTCAGGACCTTAACCGAGGTTTTGGAATATGAAAGAGCTCCTGTAAAATTCACGACTATGATGGATTATACGAGCAACATCACCGCATTGGGTTAG
- a CDS encoding NAD(P)/FAD-dependent oxidoreductase, which translates to MTQELELRLLPEIAEQSNRLKEYISKSKKISLSNITHIEVLNHSIDARQKTVFVNLKVRVYINEEFISEQIRLPDYPDVKNSKEVIVIGSGPAGLFAALELIQSGLRPIVLERGKDVKSRPKDLQNINAHHIVDEDSNYCFGEGGAGTYSDGKLYTRSKKRGNVRRILELLVGFGANPNILIEAHPHIGTNKLPSIVRKIRETIQERGGEVHFNQRVTDLILEGNSVKGVVTKSGDRFLSDKVILATGHSARDIFELLYQKGIEIHLKPLAIGVRVEHKQSLIDSIQYSCDDRGPFLPPSPYSIVKQIQGRGVYSFCMCPGGVIAACATKPGEVVTNGWSSSRRARPTANSGIVVELRQEDFLPFQKYGPLAAMEFQKEIEQKAWIAGGKSQTAPATRLADFVDGKISSDLPKTSYPPGIISADLSSVLPKFIMKSLQNGFKEFNKSMKGYLTNEAVVHAPETRTSSPVSIPRDPKTLEHIRIKGLYPCGEGAGYAGGIVSAAMDGIRCAQACALNV; encoded by the coding sequence ATGACCCAAGAATTAGAACTTAGGCTTTTGCCTGAGATCGCAGAACAATCGAATCGTCTTAAAGAATATATTTCCAAATCCAAAAAGATCTCTTTGTCGAATATAACACATATCGAGGTCTTAAATCATTCCATTGATGCCAGACAAAAAACGGTCTTTGTAAATCTCAAAGTCCGAGTTTATATCAACGAAGAATTTATTTCCGAGCAGATACGTCTGCCTGACTATCCGGATGTCAAAAATTCCAAAGAAGTGATCGTCATCGGCTCGGGACCTGCCGGTCTATTCGCCGCTTTGGAACTGATCCAATCCGGTTTGAGACCGATCGTTCTGGAAAGAGGAAAGGACGTTAAATCAAGACCAAAGGACCTTCAGAATATCAATGCACATCATATTGTGGATGAGGATTCCAATTATTGTTTCGGAGAAGGCGGAGCAGGTACTTATTCGGACGGTAAACTTTATACAAGGTCCAAAAAAAGAGGGAATGTACGTCGTATTCTGGAACTTCTCGTAGGTTTTGGAGCAAATCCTAATATTCTAATAGAGGCTCATCCTCATATAGGAACGAACAAACTTCCTAGTATTGTCCGTAAAATAAGAGAAACCATCCAGGAAAGAGGTGGGGAAGTCCATTTTAATCAAAGAGTAACCGATCTGATTTTAGAAGGAAATTCCGTTAAGGGAGTAGTCACTAAGAGCGGGGATCGTTTTCTTTCCGATAAGGTGATCTTAGCTACGGGACATTCAGCTAGGGATATATTCGAATTACTATATCAGAAAGGAATAGAGATCCATTTAAAGCCGCTCGCAATAGGTGTAAGGGTAGAACATAAACAATCCTTAATAGATTCCATCCAATATAGTTGCGATGACAGAGGGCCTTTTCTTCCCCCTTCTCCTTATAGTATCGTAAAACAGATCCAGGGTAGGGGAGTTTATTCTTTTTGTATGTGCCCTGGTGGAGTGATCGCTGCCTGTGCCACAAAACCGGGAGAAGTAGTGACTAACGGATGGTCTTCTTCCAGAAGGGCAAGGCCGACTGCAAATTCGGGGATCGTAGTGGAACTCCGACAAGAGGATTTTCTACCTTTCCAGAAATACGGTCCCCTGGCTGCGATGGAATTTCAAAAGGAGATTGAACAAAAAGCTTGGATCGCTGGCGGAAAAAGCCAAACAGCTCCGGCAACCAGACTTGCGGATTTTGTAGACGGAAAAATTTCTTCCGATCTTCCGAAAACTTCTTATCCGCCAGGGATTATCTCTGCGGATCTTTCTTCCGTTCTTCCTAAATTCATAATGAAATCTTTGCAAAACGGATTTAAGGAATTTAATAAGTCGATGAAAGGATATCTGACCAACGAAGCTGTAGTACATGCTCCTGAAACCAGGACTTCCTCACCGGTTAGTATTCCCAGAGATCCGAAAACTCTAGAACATATTCGTATCAAAGGTTTGTATCCTTGCGGAGAAGGAGCCGGATATGCCGGTGGGATCGTGTCCGCAGCCATGGATGGAATTAGATGTGCCCAAGCATGTGCACTTAATGTTTAG
- a CDS encoding helix-turn-helix domain-containing protein — protein sequence MKVTDRQKKKFLQSLKQARIEAGLTQSEVARKIGKSQSFISKVELGITSLEVEVFLRLYQLYDKPAAYFFSAFSPK from the coding sequence TTGAAAGTTACGGACCGACAAAAGAAAAAATTCTTACAGTCCCTGAAACAGGCAAGGATCGAAGCAGGATTGACTCAATCAGAAGTAGCTCGAAAGATCGGGAAAAGTCAGAGTTTCATTTCTAAAGTGGAATTAGGAATTACTTCTTTAGAAGTTGAGGTATTTTTAAGGCTCTATCAATTGTATGATAAACCTGCGGCATATTTTTTCTCCGCGTTCTCTCCAAAATAG
- a CDS encoding DoxX family protein: MGSENVSKGQLWTGRVLSGLVILFLLFDGVIKFFLDKLSPEAQAEGAKLGYPPEVMPYIGTILIIITLLYAFPRTAVLGATLLTGYLGGAVATHVRVLNPLGSHILFPIYMGIILWAGIYLRFPKLRELTPWQK, translated from the coding sequence ATGGGATCTGAAAACGTTTCGAAAGGTCAGCTTTGGACCGGTCGAGTACTCAGTGGATTAGTTATACTTTTTCTGCTTTTTGACGGAGTAATAAAATTTTTCTTAGACAAATTGTCGCCTGAAGCTCAGGCAGAAGGAGCCAAGTTAGGTTACCCACCTGAAGTAATGCCTTACATAGGAACGATCCTGATTATTATCACTTTGTTATACGCTTTTCCTAGGACAGCAGTTTTAGGAGCGACTTTACTCACCGGTTACTTAGGCGGAGCCGTTGCTACTCATGTTCGGGTTTTAAACCCTTTGGGTTCCCATATTTTATTTCCAATCTATATGGGGATCATTCTATGGGCAGGAATTTATCTCAGATTTCCGAAACTAAGAGAACTGACCCCTTGGCAGAAATAA